The genome window CATGGGCGGCGCCCTAGCCATGAATGCCGGCGCCTTCGGCGGTGAGACCTGGCGGCATGTGGCGGCGGTCGAGACCTTGGATCGCCGCGGTGTCCGGCATCTACGTCGGCCTGAAGAATTTCAGGTCAGCTATCGCCGCGTCGTGGGTGTCAGCGGCGAGTGGTTCGTGGCCGCGCATTTGCGTTTACACCGCGGCGACACGGACACCGCCAGTGGCCGTATTAAAGAATTGTTGGAGCGGCGGGGCGCCACCCAGCCCATCGGCCTGCCCAGCTGCGGGTCGGTGTTCCGCAATCCGCAAGGTGATCATGCCGCGCGTCTGATCGAGGCCTGCGGTTTGAAGGGGGTCTGCATCGGCGGCGCCTGTGTCTCGGAAAAACACGCCAATTTCATCATTAATACCGGCAACGCCACGGCGGCGGACATCGAGGCCCTGATGGCGAAGGTGGCGGCCGAGGTGGAAAGCCGCCACGGCGTGCGGCTGGTGCGTGAAGTGCACATCATCGGGGAGGCTGGGGCATGAGTTTGGCGCCATCGCACATCACTGATCCCAAGCATTTCGGCAAGGTGGCGGTGCTCATGGGCGGCCGTTCCGCCGAACGCGAGATCTCGCTCAAGAGCGGTGCCGCCGTGCTGCGCGCTTTGCAGGAGAAAGGGGTGGACGCCCATGAGTTGGATGTCTCGGACAATGTGCTGATGGACCTGCGCGCCGGCGACTATGATCGCGCCTTCATTATCCTGCACGGCCGTGGCGGCGAAGACGGTGTCATGCAGGGGGCGCTGGAGACTATCGGTATGCCCTATACCGGCAGTGGTGTGCTGGGCTCGGCCCTGGGTATGGACAAGCTGCGCTGCAAACAGCTGTGGCAGGGGGCGGGCATGAGTACGCCGCCCTATGCAGTGGTGAACGAGGCCAGCGATTTCGCGCGCATCGTCGAAGCGCTGGGTCTGCCGCTGATTGTCAAACCGTCCCGTGAGGGGTCCAGTATCGGCATGACCAAGGTCGCTGATCCGGCGCAACTGGCGCATGCGGTGCGCCAGGCGGCGGCGCTGGATGACAGCGTTATCGTCGAGGCCTGGATCAGCGGACCCGAGTATACCGTGGCCGTTCTGAACGGTGTGGCGCTGCCCGCCATCCGCCTGGAGACGCCGCGCGATTTTTATGACTTCGAGGCCAAGTATCAGGCCGACGACACCCGCTATCACTGCCCCTGCGGTCTGGATGAATTGCACGAGCGCGAATTGCAGCGCCTCGCTGTCGAGGCGTTCGGCTTGGTCGGTGCCAGTGGCTGGGGACGGGTGGATTTCATGAGCGACGCCGCCGGGCGATGTTACCTGCTGGAGGTGAATACCGTGCCCGGCATGACGGATCACAGCCTGGTGCCCATGGCGGCGCGGGCGGCCGGTATGCGTTTCGCGGATTTGGTATGGCGGATTTTGGAAACCTCGTTTCGGGAGGGCAAACGATGAAGATCATTTCACGTAAGGCCAAGAAGACCAATCGTCGCATTCCGCAATCGCAGCCCCAGGTGCGGCACTGGGGCTTGAGTCCGCGCCTGCTCACCCTGGGTGGCGTCGTGTTGCTGCTGGCAGTGGCCGGCTACGCCATCTGGCTGAAGTTGATGGACCCCAACACCCTGCCCTTGAAACAAGTGCAGCTGGAAGCACCCTTTAACAAGGTTTCCAAGCAGTTGCTGTATGAAGTGGTCAGCAGCAGAATCGATGGCGGTTTCTTCAGCCTGGATGTGGCCAGGGTCACCACGGCGCTGAATGAGCTGCCCTGGGTCAGCCATGTGGACGTGCGGCGCATCTGGCCGGACACCTTGCACGTCACGGTGAACGAACAAGTGGCCTTGGCGCGTTGGCGCGACCAGGCCTTGGTGAATGTCAACGGCGAGTTGTTTTATCCGGTCCCGGAGACCTTTCCCAAGCATCTGGTTGAGCTGAACGGCCCGGAAGATACGGTGACCTTGATGGCGCAGCAGTTTCATCGGTTCCACGAAACCCTACAACAGGGCGGCTTGCGCATGCAGCGCATCCATCTAAGCGAGCGCCGCGCCTGGGAGTTGGAATTGAGCAACAACACGGTGATTGCCTTAGGGCGTGACGAGGTGGTGCAGCGACTGCAGCGCTTCGTGCGGTTTTATCCCCAGCTGCTGGCCCAGACCAACGCGGTGCGGCGGGTGGATATGCGCTACACCAACGGCTTTGCCGTGCAGTGGCGGGGGTAACCCCTGTGCTCACTGAAATAAACACTAAAGAGAGCGTTTAGATGTCGAAAAGGGCGGAAAAAAATCTGATTGTCGGTTTGGATATAGGCACCTCTAAGGTGGTCGCCATCGTCGCCGAGGTGTCGGCCGATAGCGGCATGGAGGTGATCGGCATCGGCTCCCATCCGTCACGCGGGTTGAAAAAAGGGGTGGTGGTCAATATCGAGTCGACGGTGCAATCCATTCAGCGGGCGGTGGAAGAGGCCGAGCTGATGGCCGGTTGTCAAATTCATTCGGTCTATGCCGGGATCGCCGGCAGTCACATCCGCAGCCTCAACTCCCACGGTATCGTCGCCATTCGCGACACCGAAGTGAATCAAAGCGATGTGGAGCGTGTCATCGATGCCGCGCGCGCCGTGGCCATTCCGGCCGATCAGAAAATCCTCCATATCCTGCCGCAGGAATTCATCATCGACAAACAGGAAGGTATTCGTGAGCCGGTCGGTATGTCCGGCGTGCGGCTGGAAGCCAAGGTGCACATGGTCACCGGCGCGGTGAGCGCGGCGCAGAACATCGTCAAGTGCGTGCGTCGCTGCGGTCTGGAGGTGGATGACATCATCCTCGAGCAGCTGGCGTCCAGTTATTCGGTGCTCACGGATGATGAAAAGGAGCTGGGTGTGTGTCTGGTGGATATCGGCGGCGGCACCACCGATATCGCCGTATTCACCGATGGCGCGATTCGCCATACCGCGGTGATTCCCATCGCCGGCGATCAAGTCACCAACGACATCGCCGTGGCGCTGCGAACACCGACGCAGTACGCCGAAGAGATCAAGATCAAATACGCCTGCGCTCTGACGCAACTGGCCAGTCCGCAAGAGACCATCGAAGTGCCAAGCGTCGGAGACCGACCGCCGCGGCGTCTGGCGCGCCAGACCCTGGCGGAGGTGGTCGAGCCACGTTACGAAGAATTGCTCAGTCTGATCCAGGCCGAGCTGCGCCGTAGCGGCTTCGAGGATTTGATTGCCGCCGGCATTGTCATGACCGGCGGCAGTTCAAAGATGGAAGGGGTGGTGGAGTTGGCGGAGGAGATTTTCCACATGCCGGTGCGTCTGGGTTCGCCCCAATATGTCACCGGTCTGGTGGATGTAGTGCGGAATCCTATTTATGCCACCGGTGTCGGCCTGCTGTTGTTCGGCGATCAACACCGCGGCGATCGCGGCGGCGATTCGGTGGTAGGGGGAGGTACAAAGGGCGTTTGGGAACGAATGAGAAATTGGTTTAAGGGAAATTTTTAACAGCATTGACAAGTAATCAGGAGGTTACAGACATGTTTGAATTAATGGATACCTACACACAAAACGCAGTCATCAAAGTGCTGGGTGTTGGTGGCGGCGGTGGCAACGCCGTTGAACACATGGTGGCGGCCAATATCGAAGGGGTGGATTTCATCACCGCCAATACCGATGCACAGGCCTTGAAAAAGTCATCGTCCAAGACGGTGTTGCAGCTTGGTTCGGGGATCACCAAGGGGCTGGGCGCCGGCGCCGATCCCGACATCGGGCGTAAGGCGGCGCTGGAAGACCGCGAGCGCATCATCGAGATGATCGACGGCGCCGATATGCTGTTCATTACCGCCGGCATGGGTGGCGGCACCGGCACCGGGGCGGCGCCAGTGGTAGCACAGCTGGCCAAGGAATTGGGCATCCTCACCGTGGCCGTGGTCACCCGTCCGTTTAGCTTCGAAGGCAATAAACGCAATAGCGTCGCCGATGAAGGGATCAAAGAGCTGGGTCAGTACGTCGATTCCCTGATCACCATTCCCAATGAAAAGCTGCTCCATGTGCTGGGCAAGAACGTCTCGCTGTTACAAGCGTTCGCGTCTGCCAATGATGTGCTGCTGGGCGCGGTGCAGGGCATCGCCGAGTTGATTACCCGCCCAGGTCTGATCAACGTCGATTTCGCCGACGTGCGCACCGTGATGTCCGAGATGGGCATGGCCATGATGGGCTCCGGCAAGGCCAGCGGCGAAGACCGTGCGCGCGAGGCGGCCGAGATGGCGGTCGCCAGCCCGCTGCTGGAAGATATCGACTTGGCCGGTGCCCGCGGCATTCTGGTCAACGTCACCGCCGGGCTGGATATGTCCATCGGTGAATTCGAAGAAGTGGGTAATACCATTAAAGAATTCGCCTCCGAGAACGCTACCGTCGTAGTCGGCACCGTCATCGATCCGGATATGGCCGACGAGCTGCGCGTCACCGTGGTGGCCACCGGGCTGGGGCAGGCCCCCGCGGCGGCCGAGGCGCCGGTCAAGCTGGTCTATCAGAGCCAGCAGGAAAAGGCCGAGGTCGCCAAGGAGACCAAGTACGAGGACTATGAGCGTCCCACCGTGATGCGGGCTCAGGGTGCGACCGCCGTCAAGACGGCCGCGGCCGATGATAGCAGTCTGGATTATCTGGATATCCCGGCCTTCTTGCGGCGCCAGGCGGACTAACCGAGCTTGGATGGTTGTCTCAATTTGGCGACAAGGCTGTCGTCACAGGGTGGATAAAATGTGCTATTCTTGCCCGCATTTGTTACCGCCCTGTGACAAGGTGTGGTTTTTTTACCGCGCGATTTCGGAGTGAACGGCCAGTTAATGATTAAGCAGCGTACCTTAAAAAATGTGATTCGGGCCACGGGTGTTGGCCTGCATACGGGTGAAAAGATCTATCTGACCCTGCGCCCCGCGCCGGCCGATGCGGGGATCGTGTTTCGCCGGGTTGATCTCGACCCTGCGGTGGAGATTCCGGCGCGCGCCGAAAACGTCGGCGATACGCGCTTGTCCACGACCTTGATTCAAGACGGCGTGCGCATTTCCACGGTCGAACACCTGCTCTCGGCCATGGCGGGTCTGGGGATCGATAATGCCATTATCGATTTGAGTGCG of Candidatus Tenderia electrophaga contains these proteins:
- a CDS encoding D-alanine--D-alanine ligase, whose product is MSLAPSHITDPKHFGKVAVLMGGRSAEREISLKSGAAVLRALQEKGVDAHELDVSDNVLMDLRAGDYDRAFIILHGRGGEDGVMQGALETIGMPYTGSGVLGSALGMDKLRCKQLWQGAGMSTPPYAVVNEASDFARIVEALGLPLIVKPSREGSSIGMTKVADPAQLAHAVRQAAALDDSVIVEAWISGPEYTVAVLNGVALPAIRLETPRDFYDFEAKYQADDTRYHCPCGLDELHERELQRLAVEAFGLVGASGWGRVDFMSDAAGRCYLLEVNTVPGMTDHSLVPMAARAAGMRFADLVWRILETSFREGKR
- a CDS encoding cell division protein FtsA, with translation MSKRAEKNLIVGLDIGTSKVVAIVAEVSADSGMEVIGIGSHPSRGLKKGVVVNIESTVQSIQRAVEEAELMAGCQIHSVYAGIAGSHIRSLNSHGIVAIRDTEVNQSDVERVIDAARAVAIPADQKILHILPQEFIIDKQEGIREPVGMSGVRLEAKVHMVTGAVSAAQNIVKCVRRCGLEVDDIILEQLASSYSVLTDDEKELGVCLVDIGGGTTDIAVFTDGAIRHTAVIPIAGDQVTNDIAVALRTPTQYAEEIKIKYACALTQLASPQETIEVPSVGDRPPRRLARQTLAEVVEPRYEELLSLIQAELRRSGFEDLIAAGIVMTGGSSKMEGVVELAEEIFHMPVRLGSPQYVTGLVDVVRNPIYATGVGLLLFGDQHRGDRGGDSVVGGGTKGVWERMRNWFKGNF
- a CDS encoding UDP-N-acetylenolpyruvoylglucosamine reductase, with product MMAAMQHTYRGTLKRNEPMARHTSWRVGGPAERYYEPADLDDLAEFLAQLPEHEPLTWVGLGSNLLVRDGGVRGTVIMTSGLLKQMELLDQGLVRAEAGVACAKVARFCARHHLTGAEFLAGIPGTMGGALAMNAGAFGGETWRHVAAVETLDRRGVRHLRRPEEFQVSYRRVVGVSGEWFVAAHLRLHRGDTDTASGRIKELLERRGATQPIGLPSCGSVFRNPQGDHAARLIEACGLKGVCIGGACVSEKHANFIINTGNATAADIEALMAKVAAEVESRHGVRLVREVHIIGEAGA
- a CDS encoding cell division protein FtsZ (GTPase; similar structure to tubulin; forms ring-shaped polymers at the site of cell division; other proteins such as FtsA, ZipA, and ZapA, interact with and regulate FtsZ function); this translates as MFELMDTYTQNAVIKVLGVGGGGGNAVEHMVAANIEGVDFITANTDAQALKKSSSKTVLQLGSGITKGLGAGADPDIGRKAALEDRERIIEMIDGADMLFITAGMGGGTGTGAAPVVAQLAKELGILTVAVVTRPFSFEGNKRNSVADEGIKELGQYVDSLITIPNEKLLHVLGKNVSLLQAFASANDVLLGAVQGIAELITRPGLINVDFADVRTVMSEMGMAMMGSGKASGEDRAREAAEMAVASPLLEDIDLAGARGILVNVTAGLDMSIGEFEEVGNTIKEFASENATVVVGTVIDPDMADELRVTVVATGLGQAPAAAEAPVKLVYQSQQEKAEVAKETKYEDYERPTVMRAQGATAVKTAAADDSSLDYLDIPAFLRRQAD